A genomic region of Miscanthus floridulus cultivar M001 chromosome 3, ASM1932011v1, whole genome shotgun sequence contains the following coding sequences:
- the LOC136546852 gene encoding vascular-related unknown protein 1-like produces the protein MEDLVVGSPSFRSVLSCSEGQAQSGESSWTDYFVDFMLSEEEKKRQADASSYCATEDEGKYDGDGSCREEEEEEDSMVSDAASHAPWPTAALLPGRYKELKKLKKKPFSKALDHDGSLEDTASSPVNSPKVSAVSQLELSPKRRCNIRDLTKGVGIGDDHGGEGMDCTDAAMEGARFADQSQTSIAPCAELEDKGICLFPFSVLLHYHGPN, from the exons ATGGAGGACTTAGTAGTCGGTAGCCCATCTTTCAGGAGCGTCCTTAGCTGTAGTGAAGGGCAGGCTCAATCAGGAGAGAGTTCTTGGACGGATTACTTTGTGGATTTCATGTTatccgaggaggagaagaagagacaAGCAGATGCTAGTTCGTACTGCGCTACGGAAGACGAAGGCAAATATGATGGCGATGGAAGTTGCcgtgaggaggaggaagaggaggattcCATGGTCTCTGATGCCGCGTCTCATGCCCCATGGCCTACTGCCGCACTGCTACCTGGCAGGTACAAGGAGTTGAAGAAGCTCAAGAAGAAGCCTTTCAGCAAGGCCCTGGATCATGATGGTTCCCTGGAGGATACTGCAAGCTCTCCAGTGAATAGCCCAAAG GTCAGTGCTGTGTCACAGCTGGAATTGAGTCCTAAAAGGAGGTGCAACATCAGGGACCTCACCAAG GGAGTTGGAATTGGCGATGATCACGGAGGAGAGGGGATGGACTGTACAGATGCAGCTATGGAAGGAGCGAGATTTGCTGATCAGAGTCAGACGAGTATAGCTCCATGTGCAGAGCTGGAGGACAAGGGGATTTGTTTGTTCCCCTTTTCCGTGCTGCTACACTACCATGGGCCAAACTGA